The Streptomyces rimosus genomic interval GACGTTCTCCGCGGGCTCCGCCGAGCACGGCGGCTACACCCAGGCGTACCGGGACGGCAGGGCCGCCGCGGGACTGATGCCCAAGCCGGACGGCCGGCTGCCCACCGCGTGGACCATCTACTTCGCGACCCCGGACGCCGCCAGGACCAGCGCGAAGATCCTGGAGGCGGGCGGCCGGATCGTCTCGGAGGCCGTGCCCGTCGGCGACTTGGGCACCATGCTCGTCGCCACCGACCCCACGGGCGCGGTCTTCAGCGTCTGGCAGGCGGGCACCCACCCGGGCTTCGAGGTGACGGGCGAGCCCGGCGCGTACGTACGGACGGGCCTGAGCACCCGCGACCCGCAGGGCGCCGACGCCTTCTACGGCGCCGTCTTCGGCTTCGAGAGCGTGGCCGACAGCCCGGCGTCGGACGAGCGCTTCCGCCCCTGGCGGCTGGCCGGGCAGAAGGAGGAGATCGGCGGCCGGGCCCTCATGGGCGACCGCGTCCCGGCCGAGATGCCGCCCCACTTCACCGTCTGCTTCCTCGTCGCCGCGATGGACGACGCCGTACGGACCGCCACCCGCCTGGGCGGCAGGGTCACCGCAGAACCGATCACTACTCCAGGCGGGCCCTTCGCGGTGCTCACGGACAACCAAGGAGCCGCGTTCGGCGTCCTGTCCCCTAAATAGACAACCGGCCCGTGCTGCACGGGCACCCCGCACAGCATCTCCGGGCCGGTACCGGCTCCCGCTGTCGGGCCGCGGACGGCGCGGCCCGGCAGCGGGCACGTGCGGGAGCGCTGGACCCGTGCGGGCGCCGCGCGGGACGCACACGGGGACGGGACGGCATGACCGGCAGGGACACGGACAGCGGGCTCGGCGGACGGCTCCCTTCGGGACGCCGGACGGCGTCGCCGGACATATCCGCCGGCGCGCGGCCGGTGTGACAGCGGCGCCGCGACGCGCCGCGCCGGTGCCCGATCGGTCCGTGTCCGAGGGCTTCGCGGGCGCCGGCGCCGGTGCGCGGGGGCGCCGGTACGGGATACCTCGTCACGACATGTGACGACGGCGCCGCGCAGCGCGGGAGCCCGCCAGGACACGACGGGAGCGGCCCCGGGTTCGCAACCGTGGGCCCGGCCAGGAAGAATCAGCACGCGTACGGCCGAATCGGCCAGGCGGTGAGACGCTGCACGGGGCAGTGGCTCTCGGCGGCCACTGGCTTTTGAGAGTCTCTTTTACGCCCCACGGGGAGGTGGCAGGCAAGTGGTGGAGCAGCTGACACAGCTGACGCAGCACGATCCCCGGCGGATCGGCCCGTTCGAGGTGCTCGGCCGTCTCGGGGCCGGCGGCATGGGGCTGGTCTACCTCGCGCGCTCGGCGTCCGGGCGGCGCGTCGCGATCAAGACGGTGCGGACGGAACTCGCCGAGGACCAGCTGTTCCGGGTCCGTTTCACACGCGAGGTCGAGGCGGCCCGCGCGGTCAGCGGCTTCTACACCGCGGCGGTGGTGGACGCGGACCCGCGCGCCGCGGTGCCGTGGCTGGCGACCGCGTATGTGCCCGCGCCCTCCCTGGAGGAAATAGTCAATGAGTGCGGGCCGCTGCCGGCCCAGGCGGTGCGCTGGCTCGCGGCCGGCATCGCCGAGGCGCTGCAGTCCATCCACGGCGCGGGCCTGGTCCACCGGGACCTGAAGCCGTCCAATGTGCTGGTCGTCGAGGACGGCCCGCGCGTCATCGACTTCGGTATCGCCAGCGGCGTCTCCAACACCCGCCTGACCATGACGAACGTGGCCGTCGGCACCCCGGCGTACATGTCGCCCGAGCAGGCCCGCGACTCCCGCAGCGTCACCGGCGCCAGCGACGTCTTCTCGCTCGGCTCCACCCTGGTCTTCGCCGCCACCGGTCACGCCCCCTTCCACGGCGCCAACCCGGTCGAGACGGTCTTCATGCTGCTGCGCGAGGGCCCGGACCTGGCCGGGCTGCCGGACGAGCTGCGGCCGCTGATCGAGTCCTGCATGCAGATGGAGGCGGCCGGGCGTCCCACCCCCGCCGACCTGCAGTCCCAGCTCGCGCCGCATCTGTTCGGCTCCGGCAGCGACGACAGCGGTACGGCGTCCGCCTGGTTGCCGGCCGGCGCGGTCGCGCTCATCGAGGGGCGGCGCGGCGGGCGGCAGGCCGCATCCGCGTCCGCGGGCCGCGGCGGCTCCGGGCAGGGCCGCGTCGCGCGCCAGCCCGTACCGCAGTCGCCCCCGCCCGCCCAGCCGCCTCCGCCGCGCCCGCGCAACGCCCCGGCCGCCGCCGCTGCGCAGGCGGGCGGCGCGATGGCCGCGGCCGAGCAGGGCTGGGCCGGTGGCGCGGGCGTCGGTCCCGGCGCGCGCCGGGGCGCCGATCCGCGCGGCGCCGCGCAGCTGCCGCAGTCCGCGCCCGCCGGGCCGGTGGCCGCCGCACCGCCCGTCTCCCCGGCCCCGCAGGTCTCCGCCGCCCCGCCCGTACCGTCGCGGCTGCCGGACGCCGACGTGCCGGACGGCTCCGTACGCCTCGCCGGCACCTCGGCGCCGATAGGCCCCGGCCCCCGCGCGGGGGACAGCCGGGAGCCGCAGCCGCACGCCCAGGCGCCCGCCACCGACTGGGTCCGGCCGCCCGCCGGCGCCCCGGCCCCCGCCGCCGGCGGACACGAGGCCGACCCGGCCGCCGCCCTCCCGCAGCAGGGCGCCGCGGCGGCGCACGTCCCCGGACAGGCCCCGGCGGCTTCCGGCGGCGCGGCACCGGCCCGCTGGCGGCCCTGGCGTTTTCGCATGTCCAACGACGTGTGGGGCACCCCGACGGTCGCGGGCGACCTGCTGTACGTGACCTCCTTCGAGGTGCACGCCCTCGACGTGGCCAGCGGGCGGCGGCAGTTCAAGACCCGCGACGTCGCCTGGACCATGTCCGTCGCGGACGGCCGTATCCACGCCTCGGACGGCCCCAGCCTCTACGCGCTCGACGCGGCCGACGGCACCGAGCGCTGGCGGCTGGGCAGCGAGGGCTGGATCTACGCGCTCACCGCCGACCGGGGGACGGTCGTCACCGGCACCCGCGGCGGCGGTGTGCAGGCGTGGGAGGCGGCCACCGGCGAGCGGCTGTGGGAGACCGGCGGCGTACAGACCGACTTCGAGACCGCCGACCTGGGGCCGGTCGCGCACGAGGGCACGGTCTTCGTCTGGGCCGACGGGCGGCTGAAGGCTCTGGAGGCCCGTACCGGCGCCGAGCGCTGGTCGTACCCGGTGGGCGACGCGGTCTCCTGCGGCGGCGTCCCCGTACGGCTGCTGCCCGCCCCGGACGGCGCGGTGTACGTCACCGCGGGCACCCGCGTCCTGGCCATCGACATCGCGCGCGGCGAGGTGCGCTGGCACTTCGAGGCGCCCGCCGCTTTCCTCAGCCCGCCCGCTTACGCGCCGGGCCCCGCGGTCACCGGCGGCGGCATCTACCTGGCCGACTACCTCGGCACGGTCTACGCCCTGGACGCGGCCGACGGCCGGGACCGCTGGCGCATCGCCACCGAGGCGCGGCAGTCCACCGAACCGGTGCTGGTCGCGGACGGCGCCGTGCACCTCGGCAGCGGCAAGGCGCTCTACACGCTCGACGCCGTCACGGGCACGCCGCGCTGGCGCTTCCAGGCGGGCGGCGAGGTGATCGGCGCGCCCGTCGTGGCGGACGGCCGGGTGCACTTCGGCTCCGCCGACCACTGCCTGTACACCCTCGACGCGATGGGCGGCCAGCTGCGCTGGAAGCTCGCCACGGGCGGCGAGATCACCGGCACGCCGGTGGCCTCCGGGGGCGTGGTCTACGCGTGCAGCAAGGACCGCTGCGTGTACGCGCTGGACGCGGCGAAGGGGACGGGCCTGGCGCGGCGGTCCTGACGGTCCGCCGCTCTCAGATGTCGTCCCGGTCGACGGGCTTGACGGGGCGCGTCTCGTCGTCGGGGCGCGTCTCGTGGGACCGGGGCGGCGCCTCGGGCCGGGGCGGCGGCTGCCCCGGATCGTCCGAGGCGGGCGGCATCCGGACCGCCCGGGTGGGCTGCTCGTCCGCGGCCTGCTGACCGGCCTCCGGCGGCGGGTGGCCCGCGCCGGGCCACCG includes:
- a CDS encoding outer membrane protein assembly factor BamB family protein; this translates as MTQLTQHDPRRIGPFEVLGRLGAGGMGLVYLARSASGRRVAIKTVRTELAEDQLFRVRFTREVEAARAVSGFYTAAVVDADPRAAVPWLATAYVPAPSLEEIVNECGPLPAQAVRWLAAGIAEALQSIHGAGLVHRDLKPSNVLVVEDGPRVIDFGIASGVSNTRLTMTNVAVGTPAYMSPEQARDSRSVTGASDVFSLGSTLVFAATGHAPFHGANPVETVFMLLREGPDLAGLPDELRPLIESCMQMEAAGRPTPADLQSQLAPHLFGSGSDDSGTASAWLPAGAVALIEGRRGGRQAASASAGRGGSGQGRVARQPVPQSPPPAQPPPPRPRNAPAAAAAQAGGAMAAAEQGWAGGAGVGPGARRGADPRGAAQLPQSAPAGPVAAAPPVSPAPQVSAAPPVPSRLPDADVPDGSVRLAGTSAPIGPGPRAGDSREPQPHAQAPATDWVRPPAGAPAPAAGGHEADPAAALPQQGAAAAHVPGQAPAASGGAAPARWRPWRFRMSNDVWGTPTVAGDLLYVTSFEVHALDVASGRRQFKTRDVAWTMSVADGRIHASDGPSLYALDAADGTERWRLGSEGWIYALTADRGTVVTGTRGGGVQAWEAATGERLWETGGVQTDFETADLGPVAHEGTVFVWADGRLKALEARTGAERWSYPVGDAVSCGGVPVRLLPAPDGAVYVTAGTRVLAIDIARGEVRWHFEAPAAFLSPPAYAPGPAVTGGGIYLADYLGTVYALDAADGRDRWRIATEARQSTEPVLVADGAVHLGSGKALYTLDAVTGTPRWRFQAGGEVIGAPVVADGRVHFGSADHCLYTLDAMGGQLRWKLATGGEITGTPVASGGVVYACSKDRCVYALDAAKGTGLARRS
- a CDS encoding VOC family protein; translated protein: MTAFAAGAPCWADVMLPDLEAGKRFYGELFGWTFSAGSAEHGGYTQAYRDGRAAAGLMPKPDGRLPTAWTIYFATPDAARTSAKILEAGGRIVSEAVPVGDLGTMLVATDPTGAVFSVWQAGTHPGFEVTGEPGAYVRTGLSTRDPQGADAFYGAVFGFESVADSPASDERFRPWRLAGQKEEIGGRALMGDRVPAEMPPHFTVCFLVAAMDDAVRTATRLGGRVTAEPITTPGGPFAVLTDNQGAAFGVLSPK